In the genome of Neofelis nebulosa isolate mNeoNeb1 chromosome 6, mNeoNeb1.pri, whole genome shotgun sequence, one region contains:
- the LOC131515327 gene encoding class I histocompatibility antigen, Gogo-B*0101 alpha chain-like isoform X2: MRVVMPRTLLLLLSGALAVTQTWAGSHSLRYFHTAMSRPGLGEPRFIAVGYVDDTQFVRFDTDAPNPRMEPRAPWMEQVGPEYWDRETRIAKVHAEIARPNLQTALRYYNQSESGSHSIQRMHGCDIGPDGRLLRGYSQLAYDGADYIALNEDLRSWTAADTAAQITRRKWEVAGEAARYRKYLEDTCLAGLRRYLEMGKETLLRAESPKTHVTRHRISDHEVTLRCWALGFYPAEITLTWQRDGEDHTQDTELVETRPAGDGTFQKWAAVVVPSGEEQRYTCHVQHEGLPEPITLRWEPSSQPSIPILGIMAGVAILVVTVVVGAVIWRKKFSGGKGPSYSHAARNDSAQGSDVSPAAPKMGGQLTVED; this comes from the exons ATGCGGGTTGTTATGCCCCGAACGCTCCTCCTGCTGCTGTCGGGGGCCCTGGCCGTGACCCAGACCTGGGCAG GCTCCCACTCCTTGAGGTATTTCCACACCGCGATGTCCCGGCCCGGCCTCGGGGAACCCCGCTTCATCGCCGTGGGCTACGTGGACGACACGCAGTTCGTGCGGTTCGACACCGACGCCCCAAATCCGAGGATGGAGCCGCGGGCGCCATGGATGGAGCAGGTGGGGCCAGAGTATTGGGACCGGGAGACGCGGATCGCCAAGGTGCACGCAGAGATTGCCCGACCGAACCTGCAGACCGCCCTCCGCTACTACAACCAGAGCGAGTCCG GGTCACACAGCATCCAGAGAATGCATGGCTGTGACATCGGGCCTGACGGACGCCTCCTCCGCGGGTACAGTCAGTTGGCCTACGACGGCGCGGATTACATCGCCCTGAACGAGGACCTGCGCTCCTGGACCGCGGCGGACACCGCGGCGCAGATCACACGCCGCAAGTGGGAGGTGGCCGGTGAGGCGGCGCGCTATAGGAAGTACCTGGAGGACACGTGCTTGGCGGGGCTCCGCAGGTAcctggagatggggaaggagacGCTGCTGCGTGCAG AATCTCCCAAAACACACGTGACCCGCCACCGGATCTCTGACCATGAGGTGACCCTGaggtgctgggccctgggcttCTACCCTGCAGAGATCACCCTGACCTGGCAGCGTGATGGGGAGGACCACACCCAGGACACAGAGCTTGTGGAGACCAGGCCTGCAGGAGATGGGACCTTCCAGAAGTGGGCGGCTGTGGTGGTGCCttctggagaggagcagagatacACGTGCCATGTGCAGCACGAGGGGCTGCCCGAGCCCATCACCCTGAGATGGG agCCATCCTCTCAGCCCTCCATCCCCATCCTGGGCATCATGGCTGGTGTGGCTATCCTTGTGGTCACTGTGGTGGTTGGAGCTGTGATCTGGAGGAAGAAGTTCTCAG
- the LOC131515327 gene encoding class I histocompatibility antigen, Gogo-B*0101 alpha chain-like isoform X6, with translation MRVVMPRTLLLLLSGALAVTQTWAGSHSLRYFHTAMSRPGLGEPRFIAVGYVDDTQFVRFDTDAPNPRMEPRAPWMEQVGPEYWDRETRIAKVHAEIARPNLQTALRYYNQSESGSHSIQRMHGCDIGPDGRLLRGYSQLAYDGADYIALNEDLRSWTAADTAAQITRRKWEVAGEAARYRKYLEDTCLAGLRRYLEMGKETLLRAESPKTHVTRHRISDHEVTLRCWALGFYPAEITLTWQRDGEDHTQDTELVETRPAGDGTFQKWAAVVVPSGEEQRYTCHVQHEGLPEPITLRWEPSSQPSIPILGIMAGVAILVVTVVVGAVIWRKKFSGGKGPSYSHAARNHSTQALPGSSSFFQ, from the exons ATGCGGGTTGTTATGCCCCGAACGCTCCTCCTGCTGCTGTCGGGGGCCCTGGCCGTGACCCAGACCTGGGCAG GCTCCCACTCCTTGAGGTATTTCCACACCGCGATGTCCCGGCCCGGCCTCGGGGAACCCCGCTTCATCGCCGTGGGCTACGTGGACGACACGCAGTTCGTGCGGTTCGACACCGACGCCCCAAATCCGAGGATGGAGCCGCGGGCGCCATGGATGGAGCAGGTGGGGCCAGAGTATTGGGACCGGGAGACGCGGATCGCCAAGGTGCACGCAGAGATTGCCCGACCGAACCTGCAGACCGCCCTCCGCTACTACAACCAGAGCGAGTCCG GGTCACACAGCATCCAGAGAATGCATGGCTGTGACATCGGGCCTGACGGACGCCTCCTCCGCGGGTACAGTCAGTTGGCCTACGACGGCGCGGATTACATCGCCCTGAACGAGGACCTGCGCTCCTGGACCGCGGCGGACACCGCGGCGCAGATCACACGCCGCAAGTGGGAGGTGGCCGGTGAGGCGGCGCGCTATAGGAAGTACCTGGAGGACACGTGCTTGGCGGGGCTCCGCAGGTAcctggagatggggaaggagacGCTGCTGCGTGCAG AATCTCCCAAAACACACGTGACCCGCCACCGGATCTCTGACCATGAGGTGACCCTGaggtgctgggccctgggcttCTACCCTGCAGAGATCACCCTGACCTGGCAGCGTGATGGGGAGGACCACACCCAGGACACAGAGCTTGTGGAGACCAGGCCTGCAGGAGATGGGACCTTCCAGAAGTGGGCGGCTGTGGTGGTGCCttctggagaggagcagagatacACGTGCCATGTGCAGCACGAGGGGCTGCCCGAGCCCATCACCCTGAGATGGG agCCATCCTCTCAGCCCTCCATCCCCATCCTGGGCATCATGGCTGGTGTGGCTATCCTTGTGGTCACTGTGGTGGTTGGAGCTGTGATCTGGAGGAAGAAGTTCTCAG
- the LOC131515327 gene encoding class I histocompatibility antigen, Gogo-B*0101 alpha chain-like isoform X8, with product MRVVMPRTLLLLLSGALAVTQTWAGSHSLRYFHTAMSRPGLGEPRFIAVGYVDDTQFVRFDTDAPNPRMEPRAPWMEQVGPEYWDRETRIAKVHAEIARPNLQTALRYYNQSESGSHSIQRMHGCDIGPDGRLLRGYSQLAYDGADYIALNEDLRSWTAADTAAQITRRKWEVAGEAARYRKYLEDTCLAGLRRYLEMGKETLLRAESPKTHVTRHRISDHEVTLRCWALGFYPAEITLTWQRDGEDHTQDTELVETRPAGDGTFQKWAAVVVPSGEEQRYTCHVQHEGLPEPITLRWEPSSQPSIPILGIMAGVAILVVTVVVGAVIWRKKFSGGKGPSYSHAALGGQLTVED from the exons ATGCGGGTTGTTATGCCCCGAACGCTCCTCCTGCTGCTGTCGGGGGCCCTGGCCGTGACCCAGACCTGGGCAG GCTCCCACTCCTTGAGGTATTTCCACACCGCGATGTCCCGGCCCGGCCTCGGGGAACCCCGCTTCATCGCCGTGGGCTACGTGGACGACACGCAGTTCGTGCGGTTCGACACCGACGCCCCAAATCCGAGGATGGAGCCGCGGGCGCCATGGATGGAGCAGGTGGGGCCAGAGTATTGGGACCGGGAGACGCGGATCGCCAAGGTGCACGCAGAGATTGCCCGACCGAACCTGCAGACCGCCCTCCGCTACTACAACCAGAGCGAGTCCG GGTCACACAGCATCCAGAGAATGCATGGCTGTGACATCGGGCCTGACGGACGCCTCCTCCGCGGGTACAGTCAGTTGGCCTACGACGGCGCGGATTACATCGCCCTGAACGAGGACCTGCGCTCCTGGACCGCGGCGGACACCGCGGCGCAGATCACACGCCGCAAGTGGGAGGTGGCCGGTGAGGCGGCGCGCTATAGGAAGTACCTGGAGGACACGTGCTTGGCGGGGCTCCGCAGGTAcctggagatggggaaggagacGCTGCTGCGTGCAG AATCTCCCAAAACACACGTGACCCGCCACCGGATCTCTGACCATGAGGTGACCCTGaggtgctgggccctgggcttCTACCCTGCAGAGATCACCCTGACCTGGCAGCGTGATGGGGAGGACCACACCCAGGACACAGAGCTTGTGGAGACCAGGCCTGCAGGAGATGGGACCTTCCAGAAGTGGGCGGCTGTGGTGGTGCCttctggagaggagcagagatacACGTGCCATGTGCAGCACGAGGGGCTGCCCGAGCCCATCACCCTGAGATGGG agCCATCCTCTCAGCCCTCCATCCCCATCCTGGGCATCATGGCTGGTGTGGCTATCCTTGTGGTCACTGTGGTGGTTGGAGCTGTGATCTGGAGGAAGAAGTTCTCAG
- the LOC131515327 gene encoding class I histocompatibility antigen, Gogo-B*0101 alpha chain-like isoform X5, translated as MRVVMPRTLLLLLSGALAVTQTWAGSHSLRYFHTAMSRPGLGEPRFIAVGYVDDTQFVRFDTDAPNPRMEPRAPWMEQVGPEYWDRETRIAKVHAEIARPNLQTALRYYNQSESGSHSIQRMHGCDIGPDGRLLRGYSQLAYDGADYIALNEDLRSWTAADTAAQITRRKWEVAGEAARYRKYLEDTCLAGLRRYLEMGKETLLRAESPKTHVTRHRISDHEVTLRCWALGFYPAEITLTWQRDGEDHTQDTELVETRPAGDGTFQKWAAVVVPSGEEQRYTCHVQHEGLPEPITLRWEPSSQPSIPILGIMAGVAILVVTVVVGAVIWRKKFSEKGPSYSHAARNDSTQGSDSSLMAPKV; from the exons ATGCGGGTTGTTATGCCCCGAACGCTCCTCCTGCTGCTGTCGGGGGCCCTGGCCGTGACCCAGACCTGGGCAG GCTCCCACTCCTTGAGGTATTTCCACACCGCGATGTCCCGGCCCGGCCTCGGGGAACCCCGCTTCATCGCCGTGGGCTACGTGGACGACACGCAGTTCGTGCGGTTCGACACCGACGCCCCAAATCCGAGGATGGAGCCGCGGGCGCCATGGATGGAGCAGGTGGGGCCAGAGTATTGGGACCGGGAGACGCGGATCGCCAAGGTGCACGCAGAGATTGCCCGACCGAACCTGCAGACCGCCCTCCGCTACTACAACCAGAGCGAGTCCG GGTCACACAGCATCCAGAGAATGCATGGCTGTGACATCGGGCCTGACGGACGCCTCCTCCGCGGGTACAGTCAGTTGGCCTACGACGGCGCGGATTACATCGCCCTGAACGAGGACCTGCGCTCCTGGACCGCGGCGGACACCGCGGCGCAGATCACACGCCGCAAGTGGGAGGTGGCCGGTGAGGCGGCGCGCTATAGGAAGTACCTGGAGGACACGTGCTTGGCGGGGCTCCGCAGGTAcctggagatggggaaggagacGCTGCTGCGTGCAG AATCTCCCAAAACACACGTGACCCGCCACCGGATCTCTGACCATGAGGTGACCCTGaggtgctgggccctgggcttCTACCCTGCAGAGATCACCCTGACCTGGCAGCGTGATGGGGAGGACCACACCCAGGACACAGAGCTTGTGGAGACCAGGCCTGCAGGAGATGGGACCTTCCAGAAGTGGGCGGCTGTGGTGGTGCCttctggagaggagcagagatacACGTGCCATGTGCAGCACGAGGGGCTGCCCGAGCCCATCACCCTGAGATGGG agCCATCCTCTCAGCCCTCCATCCCCATCCTGGGCATCATGGCTGGTGTGGCTATCCTTGTGGTCACTGTGGTGGTTGGAGCTGTGATCTGGAGGAAGAAGTTCTCAG AAAAAGGACCGAGCTACTCTCATGCTGCAC GCAATGACAGTACCCAGGGCTCTGATTCGTCTCTAATGGCTCCTAAAG TGTGA
- the LOC131515327 gene encoding class I histocompatibility antigen, Gogo-B*0101 alpha chain-like isoform X9 has product MRVVMPRTLLLLLSGALAVTQTWAGSHSLRYFHTAMSRPGLGEPRFIAVGYVDDTQFVRFDTDAPNPRMEPRAPWMEQVGPEYWDRETRIAKVHAEIARPNLQTALRYYNQSESGSHSIQRMHGCDIGPDGRLLRGYSQLAYDGADYIALNEDLRSWTAADTAAQITRRKWEVAGEAARYRKYLEDTCLAGLRRYLEMGKETLLRAESPKTHVTRHRISDHEVTLRCWALGFYPAEITLTWQRDGEDHTQDTELVETRPAGDGTFQKWAAVVVPSGEEQRYTCHVQHEGLPEPITLRWEPSSQPSIPILGIMAGVAILVVTVVVGAVIWRKKFSGGKGPSYSHAARL; this is encoded by the exons ATGCGGGTTGTTATGCCCCGAACGCTCCTCCTGCTGCTGTCGGGGGCCCTGGCCGTGACCCAGACCTGGGCAG GCTCCCACTCCTTGAGGTATTTCCACACCGCGATGTCCCGGCCCGGCCTCGGGGAACCCCGCTTCATCGCCGTGGGCTACGTGGACGACACGCAGTTCGTGCGGTTCGACACCGACGCCCCAAATCCGAGGATGGAGCCGCGGGCGCCATGGATGGAGCAGGTGGGGCCAGAGTATTGGGACCGGGAGACGCGGATCGCCAAGGTGCACGCAGAGATTGCCCGACCGAACCTGCAGACCGCCCTCCGCTACTACAACCAGAGCGAGTCCG GGTCACACAGCATCCAGAGAATGCATGGCTGTGACATCGGGCCTGACGGACGCCTCCTCCGCGGGTACAGTCAGTTGGCCTACGACGGCGCGGATTACATCGCCCTGAACGAGGACCTGCGCTCCTGGACCGCGGCGGACACCGCGGCGCAGATCACACGCCGCAAGTGGGAGGTGGCCGGTGAGGCGGCGCGCTATAGGAAGTACCTGGAGGACACGTGCTTGGCGGGGCTCCGCAGGTAcctggagatggggaaggagacGCTGCTGCGTGCAG AATCTCCCAAAACACACGTGACCCGCCACCGGATCTCTGACCATGAGGTGACCCTGaggtgctgggccctgggcttCTACCCTGCAGAGATCACCCTGACCTGGCAGCGTGATGGGGAGGACCACACCCAGGACACAGAGCTTGTGGAGACCAGGCCTGCAGGAGATGGGACCTTCCAGAAGTGGGCGGCTGTGGTGGTGCCttctggagaggagcagagatacACGTGCCATGTGCAGCACGAGGGGCTGCCCGAGCCCATCACCCTGAGATGGG agCCATCCTCTCAGCCCTCCATCCCCATCCTGGGCATCATGGCTGGTGTGGCTATCCTTGTGGTCACTGTGGTGGTTGGAGCTGTGATCTGGAGGAAGAAGTTCTCAG
- the LOC131515327 gene encoding class I histocompatibility antigen, Gogo-B*0101 alpha chain-like isoform X1 has translation MRVVMPRTLLLLLSGALAVTQTWAGSHSLRYFHTAMSRPGLGEPRFIAVGYVDDTQFVRFDTDAPNPRMEPRAPWMEQVGPEYWDRETRIAKVHAEIARPNLQTALRYYNQSESGSHSIQRMHGCDIGPDGRLLRGYSQLAYDGADYIALNEDLRSWTAADTAAQITRRKWEVAGEAARYRKYLEDTCLAGLRRYLEMGKETLLRAESPKTHVTRHRISDHEVTLRCWALGFYPAEITLTWQRDGEDHTQDTELVETRPAGDGTFQKWAAVVVPSGEEQRYTCHVQHEGLPEPITLRWEPSSQPSIPILGIMAGVAILVVTVVVGAVIWRKKFSAEKGPSYSHAARNDSTQGSDSSLMAPKVGGQLTVED, from the exons ATGCGGGTTGTTATGCCCCGAACGCTCCTCCTGCTGCTGTCGGGGGCCCTGGCCGTGACCCAGACCTGGGCAG GCTCCCACTCCTTGAGGTATTTCCACACCGCGATGTCCCGGCCCGGCCTCGGGGAACCCCGCTTCATCGCCGTGGGCTACGTGGACGACACGCAGTTCGTGCGGTTCGACACCGACGCCCCAAATCCGAGGATGGAGCCGCGGGCGCCATGGATGGAGCAGGTGGGGCCAGAGTATTGGGACCGGGAGACGCGGATCGCCAAGGTGCACGCAGAGATTGCCCGACCGAACCTGCAGACCGCCCTCCGCTACTACAACCAGAGCGAGTCCG GGTCACACAGCATCCAGAGAATGCATGGCTGTGACATCGGGCCTGACGGACGCCTCCTCCGCGGGTACAGTCAGTTGGCCTACGACGGCGCGGATTACATCGCCCTGAACGAGGACCTGCGCTCCTGGACCGCGGCGGACACCGCGGCGCAGATCACACGCCGCAAGTGGGAGGTGGCCGGTGAGGCGGCGCGCTATAGGAAGTACCTGGAGGACACGTGCTTGGCGGGGCTCCGCAGGTAcctggagatggggaaggagacGCTGCTGCGTGCAG AATCTCCCAAAACACACGTGACCCGCCACCGGATCTCTGACCATGAGGTGACCCTGaggtgctgggccctgggcttCTACCCTGCAGAGATCACCCTGACCTGGCAGCGTGATGGGGAGGACCACACCCAGGACACAGAGCTTGTGGAGACCAGGCCTGCAGGAGATGGGACCTTCCAGAAGTGGGCGGCTGTGGTGGTGCCttctggagaggagcagagatacACGTGCCATGTGCAGCACGAGGGGCTGCCCGAGCCCATCACCCTGAGATGGG agCCATCCTCTCAGCCCTCCATCCCCATCCTGGGCATCATGGCTGGTGTGGCTATCCTTGTGGTCACTGTGGTGGTTGGAGCTGTGATCTGGAGGAAGAAGTTCTCAG CAGAAAAAGGACCGAGCTACTCTCATGCTGCAC GCAATGACAGTACCCAGGGCTCTGATTCGTCTCTAATGGCTCCTAAAG
- the LOC131515327 gene encoding class I histocompatibility antigen, Gogo-B*0101 alpha chain-like isoform X3, translated as MRVVMPRTLLLLLSGALAVTQTWAGSHSLRYFHTAMSRPGLGEPRFIAVGYVDDTQFVRFDTDAPNPRMEPRAPWMEQVGPEYWDRETRIAKVHAEIARPNLQTALRYYNQSESGSHSIQRMHGCDIGPDGRLLRGYSQLAYDGADYIALNEDLRSWTAADTAAQITRRKWEVAGEAARYRKYLEDTCLAGLRRYLEMGKETLLRAESPKTHVTRHRISDHEVTLRCWALGFYPAEITLTWQRDGEDHTQDTELVETRPAGDGTFQKWAAVVVPSGEEQRYTCHVQHEGLPEPITLRWEPSSQPSIPILGIMAGVAILVVTVVVGAVIWRKKFSEKGPSYSHAARNDSTQGSDSSLMAPKVGGQLTVED; from the exons ATGCGGGTTGTTATGCCCCGAACGCTCCTCCTGCTGCTGTCGGGGGCCCTGGCCGTGACCCAGACCTGGGCAG GCTCCCACTCCTTGAGGTATTTCCACACCGCGATGTCCCGGCCCGGCCTCGGGGAACCCCGCTTCATCGCCGTGGGCTACGTGGACGACACGCAGTTCGTGCGGTTCGACACCGACGCCCCAAATCCGAGGATGGAGCCGCGGGCGCCATGGATGGAGCAGGTGGGGCCAGAGTATTGGGACCGGGAGACGCGGATCGCCAAGGTGCACGCAGAGATTGCCCGACCGAACCTGCAGACCGCCCTCCGCTACTACAACCAGAGCGAGTCCG GGTCACACAGCATCCAGAGAATGCATGGCTGTGACATCGGGCCTGACGGACGCCTCCTCCGCGGGTACAGTCAGTTGGCCTACGACGGCGCGGATTACATCGCCCTGAACGAGGACCTGCGCTCCTGGACCGCGGCGGACACCGCGGCGCAGATCACACGCCGCAAGTGGGAGGTGGCCGGTGAGGCGGCGCGCTATAGGAAGTACCTGGAGGACACGTGCTTGGCGGGGCTCCGCAGGTAcctggagatggggaaggagacGCTGCTGCGTGCAG AATCTCCCAAAACACACGTGACCCGCCACCGGATCTCTGACCATGAGGTGACCCTGaggtgctgggccctgggcttCTACCCTGCAGAGATCACCCTGACCTGGCAGCGTGATGGGGAGGACCACACCCAGGACACAGAGCTTGTGGAGACCAGGCCTGCAGGAGATGGGACCTTCCAGAAGTGGGCGGCTGTGGTGGTGCCttctggagaggagcagagatacACGTGCCATGTGCAGCACGAGGGGCTGCCCGAGCCCATCACCCTGAGATGGG agCCATCCTCTCAGCCCTCCATCCCCATCCTGGGCATCATGGCTGGTGTGGCTATCCTTGTGGTCACTGTGGTGGTTGGAGCTGTGATCTGGAGGAAGAAGTTCTCAG AAAAAGGACCGAGCTACTCTCATGCTGCAC GCAATGACAGTACCCAGGGCTCTGATTCGTCTCTAATGGCTCCTAAAG
- the LOC131515327 gene encoding class I histocompatibility antigen, Gogo-B*0101 alpha chain-like isoform X4, which yields MRVVMPRTLLLLLSGALAVTQTWAGSHSLRYFHTAMSRPGLGEPRFIAVGYVDDTQFVRFDTDAPNPRMEPRAPWMEQVGPEYWDRETRIAKVHAEIARPNLQTALRYYNQSESGSHSIQRMHGCDIGPDGRLLRGYSQLAYDGADYIALNEDLRSWTAADTAAQITRRKWEVAGEAARYRKYLEDTCLAGLRRYLEMGKETLLRAESPKTHVTRHRISDHEVTLRCWALGFYPAEITLTWQRDGEDHTQDTELVETRPAGDGTFQKWAAVVVPSGEEQRYTCHVQHEGLPEPITLRWEPSSQPSIPILGIMAGVAILVVTVVVGAVIWRKKFSAEKGPSYSHAARNDSTQGSDSSLMAPKV from the exons ATGCGGGTTGTTATGCCCCGAACGCTCCTCCTGCTGCTGTCGGGGGCCCTGGCCGTGACCCAGACCTGGGCAG GCTCCCACTCCTTGAGGTATTTCCACACCGCGATGTCCCGGCCCGGCCTCGGGGAACCCCGCTTCATCGCCGTGGGCTACGTGGACGACACGCAGTTCGTGCGGTTCGACACCGACGCCCCAAATCCGAGGATGGAGCCGCGGGCGCCATGGATGGAGCAGGTGGGGCCAGAGTATTGGGACCGGGAGACGCGGATCGCCAAGGTGCACGCAGAGATTGCCCGACCGAACCTGCAGACCGCCCTCCGCTACTACAACCAGAGCGAGTCCG GGTCACACAGCATCCAGAGAATGCATGGCTGTGACATCGGGCCTGACGGACGCCTCCTCCGCGGGTACAGTCAGTTGGCCTACGACGGCGCGGATTACATCGCCCTGAACGAGGACCTGCGCTCCTGGACCGCGGCGGACACCGCGGCGCAGATCACACGCCGCAAGTGGGAGGTGGCCGGTGAGGCGGCGCGCTATAGGAAGTACCTGGAGGACACGTGCTTGGCGGGGCTCCGCAGGTAcctggagatggggaaggagacGCTGCTGCGTGCAG AATCTCCCAAAACACACGTGACCCGCCACCGGATCTCTGACCATGAGGTGACCCTGaggtgctgggccctgggcttCTACCCTGCAGAGATCACCCTGACCTGGCAGCGTGATGGGGAGGACCACACCCAGGACACAGAGCTTGTGGAGACCAGGCCTGCAGGAGATGGGACCTTCCAGAAGTGGGCGGCTGTGGTGGTGCCttctggagaggagcagagatacACGTGCCATGTGCAGCACGAGGGGCTGCCCGAGCCCATCACCCTGAGATGGG agCCATCCTCTCAGCCCTCCATCCCCATCCTGGGCATCATGGCTGGTGTGGCTATCCTTGTGGTCACTGTGGTGGTTGGAGCTGTGATCTGGAGGAAGAAGTTCTCAG CAGAAAAAGGACCGAGCTACTCTCATGCTGCAC GCAATGACAGTACCCAGGGCTCTGATTCGTCTCTAATGGCTCCTAAAG TGTGA